A part of Mustela erminea isolate mMusErm1 chromosome 9, mMusErm1.Pri, whole genome shotgun sequence genomic DNA contains:
- the LOC116599584 gene encoding olfactory receptor 10A2, with translation MAGGNWTRVEEFILLSFSSLPTEVQSLLFLTFLIIYLVTLMGNSLIILVTLADPMLHSPMYFFLRNLSFLEIGFNLVIVPKMLGTLLAWDTTISFLGCATQMYFFFFFGVDECFLLATMAYDRYVAICSPLHYPVIMNQRTRAKLAIASWFPGFPVATVQTTWLFSFPFCGTNKVNHFFCDSPPVLRLVCADTTLFEIYAIVGTILFVMIPCLLILCSYTRIAAAILKIPSTKGKHKAFSTCSSHLLVVSLFYVSLSLTYFRPKSNNSPESKKLLSLSYTVMTPMLNPIIYSLRNNEVKNAFGRTFRKVLGLINCTP, from the coding sequence atgGCTGGAGGAAACTGGACAAGAGTTGAAGAGTTTATCCTCTTGAGCTTCTCTTCCTTACCTACCGAAGTACAGTCATTACTCTTCCTGACATTTCTAATCATCTACCTAGTCACCCTGATGGGAAACAGCCTCATCATCCTGGTTACGTTGGCTGACCCCATGCTACACAgtcccatgtacttcttcctcaggAACTTGTCCTTCTTGGAGATTGGCTTCAACTTAGTCATTGTGCCCAAGATGTTGGGGACCCTGCTTGCCTGGGACACAACCATCTCCTTCCTTGGCTGTGCCACACagatgtatttcttcttcttctttggagTAGATGAATGCTTCCTCCTGGCCACCATGGcttatgaccgctatgtggccatctgcagTCCCTTGCACTACCCAGTCATCATGAACCAAAGGACCCGGGCCAAACTCGCTATTGCCTCCTGGTTTCCAGGCTTTCCCGTAGCTACTGTGCAGACCACGTGGCTCTTCAGCTTTCCATTCTGTGGCACCAACAAGGTGAATCACTTCTTCTGTGACAGCCCACCTGTGCTGAGGCTGGTCTGTGCAGACACAACACTGTTTGAGATCTATGCAATTGTTGGAACCATTCTGTTCGTCATGATACCCTGCTTGCTGATTCTGTGTTCCTACACTCGCATTGCTGCTGCCATCCTAAAGATTCCATCAACTAAAGGGAAGCATaaagccttctccacctgctcttCCCACCTCCTTGTTGTCTCCCTGTTCTATGTATCATTAAGCCTTACCTACTTTCGGCCTAAATCCAATAATTCTCCTGAAAGCAAAAAGCTGCTGTCATTGTCCTACACTGTTATGACTCCCATGTTGAACCCCATCATTTATAGCCTGAGAAATAATGAGGTGAAGAATGCCTTTGGCCGAACCTTCCGCAAGGTTTTAGGCCTTATAAATTGTACCCCATAG
- the LOC116599501 gene encoding olfactory receptor 10A5 → MAGGNWTRVEEFILLSFSSLPTEVQSLLFLTFLIIYLVTLMGNSLIILVTLADPMLHSPMYFFLRNLSFLEIGFNLVIVPKMLGTLLAWDTTISFLGCATQMYFFFFFGVDECFLLATMAYDRYVAICSPLHYPVIMNQRTRAKLAIASWFPGFPVATVQTTWLFSFPFCGTNKVNHFFCDSPPVLRLVCADTTLFEIYAIVGTILIVMIPCLLILCSYTRIAAAILKIPSTKGKHKAFSTCSSHLLVVSLFYVSSSLTYFRPKSNNSPESKKLLSLSYTVMTPMLNPIIYSLRNNEVKNAFGRTFRKVLGLINCTP, encoded by the coding sequence atgGCTGGAGGAAACTGGACAAGAGTTGAAGAGTTTATCCTCTTGAGCTTCTCTTCCTTACCTACCGAAGTACAGTCATTACTCTTCCTGACATTTCTAATCATCTACCTGGTCACCCTGATGGGAAACAGCCTCATCATCCTGGTTACGTTGGCTGACCCCATGCTACACAgtcccatgtacttcttcctcaggAACTTGTCCTTCTTGGAGATTGGCTTCAACTTAGTCATTGTGCCCAAGATGTTGGGGACCCTGCTTGCCTGGGACACAACCATCTCCTTCCTTGGCTGTGCCACACagatgtatttcttcttcttctttggagTAGATGAATGCTTCCTCCTGGCCACCATGGcttatgaccgctatgtggccatctgcagTCCCTTGCACTACCCAGTCATCATGAACCAAAGGACCCGGGCCAAACTCGCTATTGCCTCCTGGTTTCCAGGCTTTCCCGTAGCTACTGTGCAGACCACGTGGCTCTTCAGCTTTCCATTCTGTGGCACCAACAAGGTGAATCACTTCTTCTGTGACAGCCCACCTGTGCTGAGGCTGGTCTGTGCAGACACAACACTGTTTGAGATCTATGCAATTGTTGGAACCATTCTGATCGTCATGATACCCTGCTTGCTGATTCTGTGTTCCTACACTCGCATTGCTGCTGCCATCCTAAAGATTCCATCAACTAAAGGGAAGCATaaagccttctccacctgctcttCCCACCTCCTTGTTGTCTCCCTGTTCTATGTATCTTCAAGCCTTACCTACTTTCGGCCTAAATCCAATAATTCTCCTGAAAGCAAAAAGCTGCTGTCATTGTCCTACACTGTTATGACTCCCATGTTGAACCCCATCATTTATAGCCTGAGAAATAATGAGGTGAAGAATGCCTTCGGCCGGACCTTCCGCAAGGTTTTAGGCCTTATAAATTGTACCCCATAG